AATTGTGTTAAGTGCGATGGGGGATAAATTTATTGCTGCAGCAACGCAATATAACATTCCATTAGAAGTTATGCACCGAATTGTATCAATGGCGTCAGGCGGAATGGATACATTGCCGCATAATGGTGCAATTATTACAATATTGACGGTAACGGGATTAACACATAAGCAATCATATAAAGATATTTTTGCTATTACAGTTTTGAAAACGGTTGCTGTATTTGCAGTTATCACGTTCTATACTTTAACAGGAATCTATTAATAAGAGTTAATAGATGAAAAGAAAATATTAATTAGGATAAGAAGGGGTGGAGTACTTGCAAGAAGTTGCTGAATTTCGTATGCCGAAGTCTGTATTATATGGGAGAAATTCGCTTGAAAAACTAGGAGAGCAATCAAAGAAGTTAGGGAAAAGGGCTTTTATTGTGAGTGATACAATTATGGAGAAATTAGGGTATGTTAAAAGTTGTATTAAGCAATTAAATGCGAAAGGGATTACTGTTAGTACATACAATAAAGTGAACGCTGAGCCTACAAATATACACGTATTAGAAGCTTTATCTATTTGTAAAGAAGGAAAATGTGATTTTATTATCGGTATCGGCGGAGGAAGTTGTATTGATGTTGCGAAAGCAATTGCAGTGTTATATACAAATGGTGGGGAAATTGAAGATTATGTACAAAAGGATGTTGAAATAGAAAAAGATCCGCTACCGCTTATCGCAATTCCAACAACTTCTGGTACTGGATCGGAAGTAACAAGTGTAGTGGTAATTACGAATAAAAAAACGGATGTAAAAATGATGATAAAGCATCCGAATTTCACCCCACAAGTAGCGATTATTGACCCGATTTTAACACGTTCGTTACCACCTCATATTACTGCAGCAACAGGGGTAGATGCATTATGTCATGCAATTGAAGCTTATTTTTCTAAAGTTTCACAACCTCTTACAGATGTTCTTGCTCTGTCGGCTATTGAAAGCATTATGAAATATTTACGTATCGCATATAAAGATGGAGATAATATGGAAGCAAGAGAAGCAATGATGATTGCTTCATTGCAAGCTGGGATCGCTTTTTCAAATGCATCGGTTACATTAGTGCATGGTATGTCTCGTCCAGTGGGAGCATTATTCCATGTACCACATGGAATATCGAATGCAATACTATTACCTACAGTTTTAGAATATACAAAAGCGAAAGCCGTAAGAAGATTAGCTGACATAGGACATAACTTAAACAAAGATTTGTATTCTCATTCTGATGAAGAAGTAGCCAACTACACGATTGCTGAAATTAAGAAACTTTGCTTTGATCTTCGTATTCCTAATTTAAGAGAATATGGAATTGGGGAAGTTGAATTTGAAAATGCTATTTCTAAAATGGCGAAAGATGCAATTGCAAGTGGTAGCCCAAGCAATAACCCGAGAGTTCCATCATATGAAGAAATAAAAGAATTGTATCGCAAGTGTTTTGATTATCAATATGAGCCTACTACAAGAGTTGTTTTCTGAATATTCTATAATTATTTCCATGGAAATGAATAATATTTCTATACATTCAATCGCATATAAAGGATGGGGATTTGATTTATTATAGTAATGAAACGTTATTTATTATATATAAATTACAGTATGAATTATCTGTTTGAAAATATTATTTTAAAGGAGAATATATGAAATTAATAGGTCTTATTGGCGGAATGAGCTGGGAGTCATCTACTGAGTATTACAAAATTATAAATGAAGAAGTAAAAATGAGGCTAGGTGGATTACATTC
This genomic interval from Bacillus cereus contains the following:
- a CDS encoding iron-containing alcohol dehydrogenase, with amino-acid sequence MQEVAEFRMPKSVLYGRNSLEKLGEQSKKLGKRAFIVSDTIMEKLGYVKSCIKQLNAKGITVSTYNKVNAEPTNIHVLEALSICKEGKCDFIIGIGGGSCIDVAKAIAVLYTNGGEIEDYVQKDVEIEKDPLPLIAIPTTSGTGSEVTSVVVITNKKTDVKMMIKHPNFTPQVAIIDPILTRSLPPHITAATGVDALCHAIEAYFSKVSQPLTDVLALSAIESIMKYLRIAYKDGDNMEAREAMMIASLQAGIAFSNASVTLVHGMSRPVGALFHVPHGISNAILLPTVLEYTKAKAVRRLADIGHNLNKDLYSHSDEEVANYTIAEIKKLCFDLRIPNLREYGIGEVEFENAISKMAKDAIASGSPSNNPRVPSYEEIKELYRKCFDYQYEPTTRVVF